A window from Listeria seeligeri serovar 1/2b str. SLCC3954 encodes these proteins:
- a CDS encoding HD domain-containing protein yields MQITNSLYGTFEIESVLEELISSPSVARLGQIHQGGASYLVNPLWNVTRLEHSIGVMLFIRRFGGSLEEQIAGLLHDVSHTTFSHVVDYALELEKEDFHEQIFEKFVKSSTIPAILEKYGFSYEEILADISKWTILEQEAPELCADRIDFTLLDLYRHEKISLIEVNQFLDNLVVLNGQVYLTDIAVAEWFAEQYYEEVIDYFYDPLNIYSHEILAEAIRLALKQNTITVTDFQLTDAELLEKLKQNSDAMAKIQLLWSNVCLEENNLDYTFHHKKKTRLINPSVLLDGKLIPVADISEKVQQMNLKARKKSESGFYLKVIEKKSI; encoded by the coding sequence ATGCAAATTACTAATTCATTATACGGAACTTTTGAGATTGAAAGTGTGCTGGAAGAATTAATTTCAAGTCCTTCTGTTGCTAGACTTGGACAAATACACCAAGGCGGGGCTAGTTATTTAGTGAATCCGCTTTGGAACGTTACGAGATTGGAGCATTCAATTGGTGTAATGCTGTTTATTAGGCGATTTGGCGGTTCTTTAGAGGAACAGATTGCTGGCTTACTTCATGACGTTTCACATACTACTTTTTCGCACGTTGTTGATTATGCCCTTGAATTGGAAAAAGAGGATTTTCACGAACAAATATTTGAAAAATTTGTCAAAAGCTCTACTATTCCGGCTATCTTAGAAAAATATGGTTTTTCATACGAGGAAATTCTGGCGGATATTTCGAAATGGACAATTTTAGAACAAGAAGCACCCGAACTTTGCGCAGATCGAATCGATTTTACGTTATTGGACTTGTACCGACACGAAAAAATTAGTTTAATTGAAGTAAACCAATTTTTGGACAATTTAGTAGTTTTAAATGGTCAAGTTTATTTAACAGATATAGCTGTTGCCGAATGGTTTGCGGAACAATATTATGAGGAAGTGATTGATTATTTTTATGACCCACTGAATATATATTCCCATGAGATTTTAGCTGAAGCAATTCGCTTGGCATTAAAGCAGAACACTATTACAGTTACAGATTTCCAGTTAACCGATGCAGAATTGTTGGAAAAACTGAAACAAAATTCAGATGCTATGGCGAAAATCCAATTACTCTGGAGTAATGTTTGTTTAGAAGAAAATAATTTAGATTACACATTTCACCATAAGAAAAAAACACGATTGATTAATCCGTCTGTTTTATTGGATGGAAAGCTTATTCCTGTTGCGGATATTTCCGAAAAAGTTCAACAAATGAATCTAAAAGCTAGGAAGAAAAGTGAATCTGGTTTTTATTTAAAAGTAATAGAAAAGAAATCAATCTAA
- a CDS encoding cytosine permease encodes MTTKKTEQQTQSWQSLAFVWTGAMICVPSLLVGGTLIASMALWQTILIALIGYGVIVLFMIYQGMQSSDLGIPAVSVASQVFGEQGSKKIISIILAIACLGWFGIQANVCGAAFSQFLGIYGINLPVPISSLIWGIIMLLSAIYGIRILSILNYIAVPILLFVCIYGLIVSLNDGGLAVVQNYKPAGSMSFMTGLAITIGSFALGAVIAGDYSQYTKSRKDVVKAAIVGILPSGILMIAVGAILALTAGTADISVVFTKLGLPVLGIIGLILAAWTTNAVNAFSGGIAIINVFNISEKYHKVAVAAAGGLGTLLAVIGILNHFVPIMSVLSAMVPPVAGVMIASYWIVQKGDKSKWAPVPGVNWLGVSAWLVGAVIAGIPVILTFFPSLPQLPNQPLIGIILSLAVYLVGAKILAGKTNNVENLEGK; translated from the coding sequence ATGACGACGAAAAAAACAGAACAGCAAACACAATCTTGGCAAAGTTTGGCATTTGTATGGACGGGGGCAATGATTTGTGTACCTAGTCTACTCGTTGGGGGAACGCTGATTGCGAGTATGGCTCTTTGGCAAACCATTTTAATTGCACTTATAGGATATGGCGTTATCGTGTTATTTATGATATATCAAGGAATGCAAAGTAGTGATTTAGGGATTCCGGCTGTTAGCGTGGCATCACAAGTTTTTGGTGAACAAGGATCAAAAAAAATCATTTCGATTATTTTAGCAATTGCTTGTCTTGGATGGTTTGGGATTCAAGCAAATGTATGTGGCGCAGCATTTTCGCAGTTTTTAGGAATTTATGGGATTAATCTTCCTGTACCAATTTCTTCCTTAATTTGGGGAATTATTATGCTGCTTTCGGCAATTTATGGGATTAGAATTTTGAGTATTTTAAATTATATTGCTGTTCCGATTTTATTATTTGTTTGTATTTATGGGTTGATTGTTTCGCTTAATGATGGCGGACTAGCGGTTGTTCAAAATTATAAACCGGCTGGGAGCATGTCGTTTATGACGGGGCTAGCAATTACAATCGGTTCGTTTGCGTTAGGTGCGGTTATTGCAGGAGATTATTCACAGTACACGAAATCGCGTAAAGATGTTGTGAAAGCTGCGATAGTCGGGATTTTGCCATCGGGTATTTTGATGATTGCGGTTGGTGCGATACTTGCTTTAACAGCAGGCACAGCTGATATTTCCGTTGTTTTCACTAAGCTTGGTTTACCTGTACTTGGAATTATCGGTTTGATACTAGCGGCTTGGACCACGAATGCAGTTAATGCTTTTTCTGGCGGAATTGCGATTATCAATGTTTTCAATATCTCAGAAAAATATCACAAAGTAGCTGTTGCAGCGGCTGGTGGACTAGGAACTCTTCTTGCGGTAATTGGGATTTTAAACCATTTTGTTCCCATTATGTCTGTACTTTCGGCGATGGTTCCACCTGTTGCAGGCGTTATGATTGCGTCGTACTGGATCGTTCAAAAAGGTGATAAGTCCAAATGGGCACCTGTTCCCGGCGTTAATTGGCTTGGTGTAAGTGCTTGGTTAGTTGGCGCTGTAATTGCAGGAATTCCAGTTATTTTGACATTTTTCCCGTCATTACCGCAATTACCAAATCAACCATTAATCGGAATCATCTTGTCACTGGCTGTTTATTTAGTCGGGGCGAAAATATTAGCTGGAAAAACGAACAATGTAGAAAACTTGGAGGGAAAATAA
- a CDS encoding PucR family transcriptional regulator has product MSVKLGDLMKLPSLKEAKVVSGKSGLSKLVSSISVLEYTEVALLDDDLFDNNEFYGSEIVVSAFVNICNDVEAQCRTIERLHKVGEVALILYYVGIFIPKLDKKFVDYANELDFTIIVMPENEMSLRYSEVIYEVVEAIVKQEMTDTNFVSESLEQISNVRPAQRNMDTTLKILSDRTHVSLVLTDNSFQVINSITWPRTRQWDFAQIIETSKQLNENELTKWTVDERTIYTVRKPIFQDGMQAMHLFMMKEKDTLTSDIAMQISEVVQVFMNLWGKNYVEISTAELMKAILNDESLKMRRLGKILNVDVSSIKWMWLVKTEEIRDNEQVLAELKSFVASHFSVSLIDLFEKNIVVLLDNSVAQRDRTHTAQTFAEMMKQLGIKLKITVCQGMEQTSDVQRAYSLVNENKKAANTIYGRKLIYSLQEIEFAAKCVAIVGQGELSIAEHLLPLKPIAENEELIETLSVFLLEGESNYNQAAELLFLHKNTIKYRIQRINELLQYPVTKIPESYNLYIAVAVRRLLSETNNNI; this is encoded by the coding sequence TTGAGCGTAAAACTAGGTGATTTGATGAAATTACCATCTTTAAAAGAAGCGAAAGTAGTATCTGGGAAATCTGGATTATCTAAGCTAGTTTCTTCTATTTCTGTTTTAGAGTATACAGAAGTGGCTCTTTTGGATGATGATTTATTTGATAATAATGAATTTTATGGTAGTGAAATAGTTGTTTCTGCTTTCGTGAATATTTGTAATGATGTAGAGGCGCAGTGCCGGACGATTGAGCGGTTACATAAGGTTGGCGAAGTGGCGTTAATTTTGTATTATGTGGGGATTTTTATTCCGAAACTCGATAAAAAATTTGTTGATTATGCCAATGAATTAGATTTTACGATTATTGTGATGCCTGAAAATGAGATGTCGTTACGTTATAGTGAAGTGATTTATGAAGTGGTAGAAGCAATCGTGAAACAAGAAATGACGGATACGAACTTTGTGAGTGAGTCGTTAGAACAAATCTCCAATGTCCGACCGGCACAACGAAATATGGATACGACACTCAAAATCCTTTCTGACAGAACGCACGTATCATTAGTTTTAACAGATAATTCATTCCAAGTCATTAATTCGATTACTTGGCCAAGAACACGCCAATGGGATTTTGCTCAAATAATCGAAACATCCAAACAACTAAATGAGAACGAATTGACAAAATGGACCGTGGATGAACGAACTATTTATACTGTAAGAAAACCGATTTTTCAAGATGGAATGCAGGCGATGCATTTATTTATGATGAAGGAAAAAGACACGCTTACATCTGATATAGCGATGCAGATTAGCGAAGTCGTGCAAGTGTTTATGAATTTATGGGGAAAAAATTATGTTGAAATTAGTACGGCTGAGCTGATGAAAGCTATTTTAAATGATGAAAGTTTGAAAATGCGCCGGCTTGGCAAGATTTTGAATGTAGATGTTTCTTCTATTAAATGGATGTGGCTCGTGAAAACGGAGGAAATTCGGGACAATGAACAAGTTTTAGCTGAATTGAAAAGCTTTGTGGCGAGCCATTTTAGTGTTTCCTTGATTGATTTATTTGAAAAAAATATTGTGGTATTATTAGACAATTCGGTTGCGCAACGTGATCGAACGCACACTGCGCAAACTTTTGCCGAAATGATGAAACAACTAGGTATAAAATTGAAAATTACGGTTTGCCAAGGGATGGAACAAACTTCAGATGTCCAGCGTGCATACTCTCTTGTGAATGAAAATAAGAAAGCAGCAAATACGATTTATGGGAGGAAGTTAATTTATTCCCTTCAAGAGATTGAGTTTGCGGCGAAATGTGTTGCCATTGTGGGTCAAGGAGAGCTGTCGATTGCGGAACATTTGCTTCCACTTAAACCAATAGCAGAAAATGAAGAGTTGATTGAAACGCTCTCTGTATTTTTATTAGAAGGCGAATCGAATTATAATCAAGCGGCTGAATTGCTATTTCTTCATAAAAATACGATTAAATACCGAATTCAACGGATAAATGAATTACTTCAATATCCGGTAACCAAAATTCCAGAGTCTTATAATTTATATATAGCAGTTGCGGTTAGACGACTTCTTAGTGAAACGAACAATAATATTTAA
- a CDS encoding DUF917 domain-containing protein — MRYLDEQAIENIAIGAAFLGTGGGGDPYIGKMMALTAIKKYGPVKLLSPEEIADDDYFIPAAMMGAPSVLIEKFPKGDEFVRVFEKLGRYLGKEVKGTFPMEAGGVNSMIPIVVAAQLGLPLIDCDGMGRAFPELQMVTFHLDGISATPMAITDEKGNIGIMETIDNKWTERIARVTTVEMGASSLVSLYPCDGAQIKQSSIKHIVTLSEEIGKVIRETSLDESEKLQQLLDVTKGYHLFEGKITDVVRETRAGFNFGRVRINGLNNDAESEVIVHFQNENLVAEKNGQPIAITPDLICMVDLETLMPVTTEALKYGKRVRVMGLPADDAWRTAKGIETVGPRYFGYDVDFELLEELVQKEERRHV; from the coding sequence ATGCGTTACTTAGATGAACAAGCTATTGAAAATATTGCGATTGGCGCCGCTTTTTTAGGAACTGGCGGCGGTGGGGATCCATATATTGGTAAAATGATGGCGCTCACTGCGATTAAAAAATATGGACCTGTGAAACTTTTATCCCCAGAAGAAATTGCAGATGATGATTATTTCATTCCAGCTGCGATGATGGGCGCGCCTTCTGTCCTAATTGAAAAATTTCCTAAAGGTGACGAATTTGTTCGTGTATTTGAAAAATTAGGCAGATATTTAGGCAAGGAAGTCAAAGGAACATTTCCAATGGAAGCAGGCGGAGTCAATTCGATGATTCCAATCGTGGTTGCAGCACAACTTGGCTTGCCGCTAATTGATTGTGATGGCATGGGACGAGCTTTTCCAGAACTACAAATGGTGACTTTCCACTTAGACGGCATTTCGGCAACTCCAATGGCAATTACCGACGAAAAAGGTAATATTGGAATTATGGAAACAATTGATAACAAATGGACCGAACGTATAGCCAGAGTAACAACCGTCGAAATGGGCGCAAGTTCGCTTGTTAGCTTATATCCTTGTGACGGGGCACAAATAAAACAAAGTAGCATCAAACATATTGTGACTCTTTCCGAAGAAATTGGAAAAGTTATCCGCGAAACTTCACTAGATGAATCCGAAAAACTACAGCAACTTTTAGACGTAACGAAAGGCTATCATTTATTTGAAGGCAAGATTACGGATGTTGTTCGTGAAACACGCGCTGGCTTTAACTTTGGACGGGTGAGAATTAACGGATTAAATAATGATGCGGAAAGTGAAGTAATCGTTCATTTCCAAAATGAAAATCTAGTAGCAGAGAAAAACGGTCAGCCTATTGCGATTACACCGGATTTAATTTGTATGGTTGATCTTGAAACACTAATGCCTGTCACAACCGAAGCTTTGAAATATGGGAAACGTGTTCGTGTGATGGGGTTACCAGCCGATGATGCTTGGCGGACTGCAAAAGGCATCGAAACAGTTGGGCCACGATATTTTGGTTACGATGTGGATTTTGAACTATTAGAAGAACTTGTTCAAAAGGAGGAACGCCGCCATGTATAA
- a CDS encoding hydantoinase/oxoprolinase N-terminal domain-containing protein: MYKIGIDVGGTNTDAVILDENQKLIHSVKMPTSEDIETGITESLHRVLSETGIDRSKVTHAMLGTTQCTNAIVERKKLAKVGVLRLGYPATASVLPYTAWPEDMVGYLSGKYKLTGGGYEYDGQVLSEINETEIRETLAEWKGTVESIAVVGVFSSLKNDQELAVQKIIEDELGVDIPVSISSTVGSVGLIERENATILNAALFKVIAATSDGFEKALIQEGIEQAEIYLCQNDGTLMSLNYARQFPILTIACGPTNSIRGASYLAGLKDAMVLDVGGTTSDIGVLTDGFPRESSLAVDVGGVRTNFRMPDIVSIGLGGGSIVREKDGEIAIGPDSVGYRISEEALVFGGKTMTTTDIAVRLGMANIGDAQLVAHIPTNFAEKAYEKIAQMTEDAIDKMKTSSSNVNLVLVGGGSVIIPDEIAGVATVFRDKNGPVANAIGASISQISGQYEQIYIYSQIEREVALQDAEQKAREQARLAGAVADTIEVVEVEEIPLAYHPGNATRLRVKVVGNLI; this comes from the coding sequence ATGTATAAAATTGGAATTGACGTTGGTGGTACAAACACAGACGCCGTTATTTTAGACGAAAATCAAAAGCTAATTCATAGTGTCAAAATGCCAACAAGCGAGGATATTGAAACCGGAATTACGGAATCGTTACACCGTGTCTTAAGTGAAACCGGTATTGACCGTTCGAAAGTCACACATGCGATGCTTGGAACAACACAGTGTACGAATGCGATTGTTGAACGAAAAAAATTAGCAAAAGTAGGCGTTCTTCGTCTCGGCTACCCAGCAACTGCCTCCGTGTTACCATATACCGCTTGGCCAGAAGATATGGTAGGCTATTTATCTGGAAAATACAAATTAACAGGTGGCGGCTATGAGTATGATGGTCAAGTGCTATCCGAAATTAACGAAACAGAAATTCGAGAAACATTGGCGGAATGGAAAGGAACGGTCGAATCTATTGCCGTTGTTGGTGTCTTCTCTTCTTTGAAAAATGACCAAGAACTAGCTGTCCAAAAAATAATCGAGGATGAACTTGGCGTAGATATTCCAGTTTCGATTTCATCCACTGTTGGTTCAGTAGGTTTAATTGAACGTGAAAATGCGACCATTTTAAATGCGGCACTTTTCAAAGTTATTGCGGCTACTAGTGATGGTTTTGAGAAAGCTCTTATTCAAGAAGGAATCGAGCAAGCTGAAATTTATCTTTGTCAAAATGACGGAACATTGATGTCACTTAATTATGCTAGACAGTTTCCGATTTTAACGATTGCTTGTGGACCGACCAATAGTATCCGCGGCGCTTCTTATCTTGCTGGATTGAAAGATGCGATGGTGCTTGATGTTGGCGGTACAACATCGGATATCGGTGTACTTACAGATGGATTTCCTCGTGAGTCGTCGCTTGCGGTCGATGTCGGTGGGGTAAGGACAAACTTTAGAATGCCAGATATTGTTTCGATTGGTCTTGGCGGCGGTAGTATCGTTCGCGAAAAGGACGGGGAGATAGCGATTGGCCCAGATAGCGTTGGTTACCGCATTTCCGAAGAAGCCCTCGTTTTCGGAGGCAAAACGATGACAACGACAGACATTGCGGTACGCCTAGGTATGGCTAATATTGGTGACGCACAATTAGTCGCACACATCCCAACCAATTTTGCCGAAAAAGCTTATGAAAAAATTGCCCAAATGACCGAAGATGCAATAGATAAAATGAAAACCAGTTCGAGCAATGTGAATCTAGTCCTTGTTGGTGGAGGTAGCGTTATTATCCCTGATGAAATTGCTGGCGTGGCAACTGTTTTCCGTGATAAAAACGGTCCAGTAGCCAATGCAATCGGCGCTTCGATTTCACAAATTAGCGGACAATACGAGCAAATTTATATTTATTCGCAAATAGAACGCGAAGTAGCCCTTCAAGACGCAGAACAAAAAGCAAGAGAACAAGCACGTCTTGCTGGAGCTGTGGCTGATACAATTGAAGTAGTGGAAGTGGAAGAAATCCCGCTCGCTTATCATCCAGGCAATGCGACAAGGTTGCGGGTGAAAGTTGTTGGGAATTTGATTTAA
- a CDS encoding transglutaminase-like domain-containing protein: MKKKLSLILLFILSVLLISEWIYPFAELTELSTASWIILFITLSLASFFTHLRYYWTIPLHIVMIYVVAGIYYAKDGIFSGQWFSSFFQITFSGFSDMVQFRPSDISMDFIVIVFLIALWLLSYITTYSILRKQRIMSVLILTVSYLAVINTFTDYNSSWAIVRTVLEGFLLLHLALTSRIATPNRLNGNLLKQNGIIYHAFILFLLAVFVFSSLMLPKKAPIWPDPVPIIRDALGINTTRTVGYSEDDTELGGAVKKDNATVFKARTDNGHYWRVESKRIYTGVGWANEKSTELQQFSSGDNFPIQLSEETTGEAKTAEISFEASSEYVPYPYGTQAINSAVDTFNANLTTEKITPTNTIKNYTIELKTPVYNIETMQKADFSTLPDSFVSKYTQTPSELPKRVATLTNKITKDADSIYDKTKAIESYLSASGEFTYSTDDAKETPNGADYVDQFLFETKIGYCDNFSTSMVVMLRTLGIPTRWAKGYTPGEGEKDAKGDKATYTITNNNAHSWPEVFFPGTGWVPFEPTATFSNPENFQEPTTETANKPDTPNESSSEASKPDTTEKAPDQTDGSSSTGETKQAEQAKTDKANNPLKIPSWIWWIPIGLIVAIISAAVIFRRRIRSYLLLRTLQKNPIFSKTYIKLLKSLASYGYIRQSSETLRQFAARVDTELGTNNFSKLTKIHELNIYSQTSGDRNVTTAEIKLFIQIITLLTK, from the coding sequence ATGAAAAAGAAGCTCTCACTTATTTTACTGTTTATCCTCTCTGTATTACTTATCTCTGAATGGATTTATCCCTTTGCTGAGTTGACGGAATTAAGTACAGCTAGCTGGATTATTTTATTCATTACGCTTTCACTCGCTAGTTTTTTCACTCATCTGAGGTATTACTGGACCATTCCATTACATATCGTAATGATTTATGTCGTAGCTGGAATTTATTATGCGAAAGACGGTATTTTTTCAGGCCAATGGTTTAGTTCGTTTTTCCAAATTACCTTTAGCGGCTTTAGTGACATGGTTCAGTTCCGGCCGTCAGATATTTCGATGGACTTTATTGTAATTGTCTTTCTTATTGCTTTATGGTTGCTTAGTTATATTACAACCTACAGCATTTTACGAAAACAGCGAATTATGAGTGTGCTTATTTTGACCGTCAGCTATCTTGCCGTCATCAATACTTTTACAGATTACAATAGTAGTTGGGCAATTGTTCGAACTGTTTTGGAAGGATTCTTGTTGCTCCATCTTGCTTTAACGAGCCGAATTGCTACGCCGAATCGGTTAAACGGGAATTTGCTAAAACAGAATGGAATTATTTATCATGCTTTTATACTATTTCTGCTTGCAGTCTTTGTTTTCAGTTCATTAATGCTTCCAAAAAAAGCGCCAATATGGCCGGATCCTGTTCCCATAATTCGTGACGCTCTCGGGATTAACACGACCCGGACGGTTGGATATAGCGAAGATGACACCGAGCTTGGTGGAGCAGTAAAAAAAGACAATGCCACTGTTTTTAAAGCTCGTACTGATAATGGACATTATTGGCGAGTGGAATCAAAACGAATTTATACAGGCGTTGGTTGGGCAAATGAAAAATCAACGGAGCTACAACAATTTTCTTCTGGTGATAACTTTCCAATTCAACTTTCAGAAGAAACAACTGGTGAAGCAAAAACAGCTGAGATCAGTTTTGAAGCTTCTAGTGAATATGTCCCTTATCCATACGGAACACAAGCAATTAATAGTGCAGTCGACACATTCAATGCAAATCTAACAACGGAAAAAATAACGCCTACAAACACAATCAAAAATTACACCATTGAGTTGAAAACACCCGTCTATAACATTGAGACAATGCAAAAAGCTGATTTCAGTACTTTACCGGACAGTTTCGTTTCCAAATACACTCAAACACCTAGTGAGTTACCAAAACGAGTCGCCACCCTTACTAACAAAATAACCAAAGATGCCGATTCCATTTATGATAAAACAAAAGCGATCGAAAGCTATTTAAGTGCATCCGGCGAGTTCACTTATAGTACCGACGATGCCAAAGAAACACCAAATGGCGCTGATTATGTCGATCAATTCTTATTCGAAACCAAAATTGGCTATTGCGACAATTTTTCCACTTCGATGGTTGTAATGCTACGGACACTTGGAATCCCGACACGCTGGGCAAAAGGCTACACACCTGGTGAAGGCGAAAAAGATGCAAAAGGCGATAAGGCCACTTATACGATAACCAATAATAATGCCCACTCTTGGCCGGAAGTATTTTTCCCTGGTACTGGTTGGGTGCCGTTCGAGCCAACCGCGACTTTTTCTAATCCAGAGAACTTCCAAGAACCAACAACAGAAACTGCTAATAAACCTGATACTCCAAATGAAAGTTCTAGTGAAGCCAGCAAGCCTGATACAACAGAAAAAGCGCCCGATCAGACAGATGGCAGTAGCTCCACTGGCGAAACAAAACAGGCAGAACAAGCGAAAACAGATAAAGCGAATAACCCTTTAAAGATTCCTTCATGGATTTGGTGGATTCCGATCGGTTTAATTGTTGCTATTATCTCAGCTGCAGTTATATTTAGACGCCGAATTCGCAGTTATTTGTTGCTCCGGACATTGCAGAAAAATCCGATTTTCAGTAAAACTTACATTAAACTGCTGAAATCACTAGCTTCTTATGGTTACATTCGTCAGTCAAGTGAAACATTACGTCAGTTTGCTGCTCGAGTAGATACTGAACTCGGCACAAATAATTTTTCCAAACTAACTAAAATTCACGAATTGAATATTTATAGTCAAACCTCTGGAGACCGAAACGTAACAACAGCTGAAATAAAACTTTTCATTCAAATCATCACCCTTTTAACTAAATAA
- a CDS encoding AAA family ATPase produces MSTEPSIKIEQIINEVEKVIVGKRHVVKLSLTALLAGGHVLLEDVPGVGKTMMVRTLAKTIGVSFKRIQFTPDLLPADVTGVSIFNPETRDFEFRPGPIMGNIVLADEINRTAPRTQAALLEGMAENSATVDGITRKLTDPFFVMATQNPIEYEGTYSLPEAQLDRFLLKINIGYPTVEEEMQLLTLKQYQDPLDQTKQVVTQNELLNLKKQTKHVFIDDVLKNYIIRLVDASRKHASVALGISPRGSLAFMQAAQAFALIEGRDYVIPDDIQYLAPYIFTHRLILKSEAYYNEETPESIIASILKNTSVPVEKR; encoded by the coding sequence ATGTCTACAGAGCCATCCATTAAAATAGAACAAATTATAAATGAAGTTGAAAAAGTTATCGTCGGTAAACGACATGTTGTTAAATTAAGCTTAACTGCACTACTTGCTGGAGGACACGTATTACTTGAAGATGTGCCAGGCGTTGGTAAAACAATGATGGTTCGTACTTTAGCAAAAACAATTGGTGTATCATTCAAACGAATTCAATTCACTCCTGACCTATTACCCGCGGATGTGACAGGAGTTTCCATTTTCAATCCTGAAACACGCGATTTTGAGTTTCGTCCAGGTCCAATTATGGGGAATATTGTTTTAGCTGATGAAATTAATCGAACTGCCCCAAGGACGCAAGCCGCACTCCTTGAAGGTATGGCCGAAAACAGCGCAACCGTGGACGGAATTACACGCAAACTCACGGATCCTTTTTTCGTTATGGCCACTCAAAACCCAATTGAATATGAAGGCACTTATTCCCTGCCAGAAGCGCAATTAGACCGATTTTTACTTAAAATTAATATTGGTTACCCAACTGTCGAAGAAGAAATGCAATTACTTACATTAAAGCAATACCAAGATCCGCTTGACCAAACAAAACAAGTCGTTACTCAAAATGAATTACTTAATCTAAAAAAACAAACAAAACATGTTTTTATTGATGATGTGTTAAAGAATTACATTATTCGCCTTGTAGATGCTAGCCGTAAACATGCTTCTGTTGCGCTCGGAATTAGTCCACGTGGTTCTTTAGCATTCATGCAAGCCGCACAAGCCTTCGCACTCATTGAAGGTCGCGATTATGTTATTCCGGATGATATTCAATATTTAGCGCCCTATATCTTCACCCATCGTTTAATTTTGAAGTCAGAAGCTTATTACAATGAAGAAACGCCTGAATCCATCATTGCTTCCATTCTGAAAAACACGTCAGTTCCGGTAGAGAAGAGGTAA
- a CDS encoding DUF58 domain-containing protein, with product MLKKRLLLASRWIIMLIIYTGLWAYTLFQGDTASWFLTYFFSFILIVLFLSSIYPLKAWNVNRHFAKNTYHDGDLVDMHVTFTRKSRYPVGYLLFQQKTPLSFGKLNARQQLVYPLFKKKFTVTLDSFVGLRGIHSFPAIDLETSDAFGLLERSYQTSAEKSLTIYPSYFPDVLDKIREATPENERNAAYWTLKKNTNLHSLREFSSGDRISLIDWKSSAKTEQLMTREFENSATSRLSVIFYGVSHPYFELSLRAAYSFIRKISEENGEIRVSILGDKTTNFSPSASTNKLQDISIAFAELSPKDGVILQESLESNLHDGEKILLFTPCVDTMLMQKVTRLTDSKQLQIITFESDQAIDTKALFLEPASLMSRWERENK from the coding sequence ATGTTAAAAAAACGTCTCTTATTAGCATCCAGGTGGATTATTATGCTAATTATTTATACTGGACTTTGGGCTTACACTTTATTTCAAGGTGATACCGCAAGTTGGTTTTTAACGTATTTCTTTAGTTTCATTTTAATTGTGTTATTTTTATCTTCTATTTATCCACTGAAAGCTTGGAATGTGAATCGTCATTTTGCTAAAAATACCTATCATGATGGTGATTTAGTAGATATGCATGTCACTTTCACGCGAAAATCTCGTTATCCAGTGGGTTATTTGTTATTCCAGCAAAAAACACCGCTCAGTTTTGGGAAGTTAAATGCGCGTCAACAGCTCGTTTATCCACTTTTCAAGAAAAAATTCACTGTAACGCTTGATAGTTTTGTAGGGCTTCGGGGTATTCATTCTTTTCCAGCAATTGATTTAGAAACGAGTGATGCATTTGGGCTGTTAGAGAGGTCTTATCAAACTTCTGCTGAAAAATCGCTCACAATTTATCCAAGTTATTTCCCTGATGTTCTAGATAAAATCCGAGAAGCAACTCCTGAAAACGAGCGAAATGCAGCTTATTGGACACTTAAAAAAAATACTAATTTGCACAGTCTGCGCGAATTTTCCTCCGGCGACCGAATCTCCTTAATAGACTGGAAATCTTCTGCTAAAACAGAGCAATTAATGACTCGCGAATTTGAAAATAGCGCTACATCACGTCTATCCGTTATTTTTTATGGTGTCAGTCACCCATATTTCGAATTATCACTTCGAGCGGCTTATTCCTTTATCCGCAAAATCTCCGAAGAAAATGGTGAAATTCGTGTCAGCATTTTAGGTGATAAAACAACTAATTTCTCTCCATCTGCAAGTACAAATAAACTGCAAGATATCTCTATCGCATTTGCGGAACTTTCACCAAAAGATGGAGTAATCTTGCAAGAATCACTTGAAAGTAATTTGCATGACGGCGAAAAAATTCTGCTTTTCACTCCATGCGTAGACACAATGTTAATGCAAAAAGTTACTCGTTTAACTGATAGCAAGCAATTACAAATTATTACTTTTGAGTCGGACCAAGCAATTGATACGAAAGCTCTTTTTCTTGAACCCGCTAGTTTGATGAGCAGATGGGAGCGTGAAAACAAATGA